AATAGTACGCTCCGGCCGCTTGTTTTCGGGCATGAAACCTGGTGGGCTGAGCGAATTCGGCATGCTACAAAAAAATTCGCTGGAGACTCGATTTGCCCAAGTTCAATGGTGACCCTGTTGCGCTAGAATCGCTTGTGGCCAAGGTCATTGTAGACTTTGATTCTACGTGTCTCTTCAATGAAGAGCTGTCGTCGTCGGCGCTCAGTTTGCGTGGAATTGAATTTGAACTCGGAGAGCAAGAGAGCCTGGTTGCGAAGCGCTATGGTGAGCTCGCGCGTGAATTCTCATCTGAAATTCGAGTGGCGACCTTTCCCGATCCCACACGCTCGTCCTTGTTCTATCTTGCGATCCTTGTGCCTCCCGAGTTGCTATCTATCCGCGATGCCCCACTCTTTCGTTTCATTCGTGAGTTTTGCACCCAGCACTACGATTTCTTCGCGCGTGCGGTGGGCAATGACCCGCAGCATTTCAATCGTGCTACTGGCTTTCCGCTAGTCCTTACACCGAAACTCTGGAACTTGTGGTACTCTGTTTATCCTCTTAAGAGCCTCACATTTCATTCGGTAGATGCAGTTTTTCGTTTGGAAATAGAGGCTCCGCTCCCAACAAGAAGAATGCTCTGGGAAAGCGCTGCCGTTTATTACCGCGGTTGGCTCGACAGTAGGATTTGGTGGATTCGAGAAAGCCCGGAACGAGAGCGAGCTTTGTACGAACCCATGCTACGTAGTATGCAGCTGCACATGAAGCTACTTGAAACCGGTACCGCTACGGTCTCTGAGTCCGCGTTTTCCCAATTCGAGCCGACTAACGATCTCCTCGAACCTGACGACGGAGTCGGTCGGCCCGATGGCGATGTCGTCTGTCGCGAACGACTCGGCGGACTGCTGCATTACTACCATCGCAAAGCAGCGTAGCGCCAAGGCGAAAGCGTCTTGCCAGTCCGTGCTCAACATGCGCACCGACGATAAAAAAACTCGCCATTTTCACCTGCTAGCCCCGCGCACTGCCCGACTCGCTCTGCAACCTCGGCCTAATCCGATCCGCCCAGCCGCGCCTCGAGCAAGTTTTCAAAGAGCAAATGCGTCGTTTCAGTTTTTTCACATTACGGCCTCTATGAACCGTTTCGCCAAGTGAGGCGAATCTGTTGACCACCGAGCGGATGGTTTGCGGCAATTGTGTGAAGTGTTAAACGTATTCCGTCGGCCGCCAGGCATCCCTCCACCCACCCTTGAGGTTGTTTGGGATCGAAGATATAAGCGGTGGTGGGAAGATTGATTAAGTGCAATCCGTCAACCTCGCCAAGTTTCCATACGTGCGTATGTCCGCAGATGTACGCCTTGACGTGCCGGCGCGTTCGCAGAATGTCGACAACGGCGTCATTATCTAGCAGGCCTGACAACTTGGACCAAATCGGGTCCCGCTTCGAATTCATCTCCACGTGATGGTGACCAACCACGATTGCCGGTTTGTCGGCGTGTTGGTCGATCGCGTTGGCCAGCCATCGGACTTGCGGCGCGCCGAGATTGCCTTCCGTAACGGTGCTTTTTGTATTGTAGAGTGAATCGAGCAAGAACCAGTTAGCGTGTTCGGTCTCGATGATATCCACCCATCTGCCTTCCACGGGCGGATGTTCGGGACTCAAGTCAGCTAATGCCTGAATGCATAGTCCGCGACGATCACAATTCCCCATGGTCAAATGAACTCGAATACCCGAGTTGCGCATCGGGGAAATCAGCCGGCCAAATTGTTTGTAGGCTTCTGGCGTCGGCGGTGATCCGTCCGTCGCGAGATCTCCGTTGACGATCACATGCGCCGGTTGAGTGTCGAGTCGCGTGATCTTGCCCACCACTTGCCGAAGGTGATCGGTCATGTTGATTCCTCGCGCGGTCGCCGCTGGGTCGGCCATGATATGCGTATCGGAAACCAGCGCAAATCGGTTGGAGTCGACGTCGACGTCCCGAGGATACCCCTTTTGTACCAGGACGCAGCTACCGATCACGCCCGCGGTACCTGAGATGAATTGGCGACGTGATATTGCGGGAAGGTGAATTGGCATTGGGTTAACTCCGGGGTTTTAGCAACAACTCCTTAATCAACGTTGCTCATTGTGGTAAAATAAGGGAAGCACGCAATGAAGGTGTTGGTATTCGATGGATAAAATGACACCGCTTGTGACCACACCCTGGCGTGCGCCCACGTAACAGCTTTGAACAGGCGAGAGCCAGACTTCACCAACCAGCAAACGAGCAACTCGTTCCGAACGTTGGTTACTTTCAAGCTGCATTTTTTCGCGTGATGCCGTCAGTGGATCGGGCTTGACCATCCAAGGTTCATGCTGGTCGGCGACGGCAATTCTTCTTTGACCGGTGAATTTGGTCCACGGTGCGGCGAGGACCACACCGGCACAAGCATCGATGTTTTACGCCCTTCGGTTCCGGAGACTGCGACCCGGAAAACGTAACCCCTATAGCTCGCACCGAGTTAGAACACTCTCGAGAATTGCGTTGCCCTGATAGTTGCCCAGACGGCTGCCAAGAGAAGTCAGCTTGTGGCAACGAGAGTCAACCAAGTCGGCTAAGGCATCCGGTGCGAAGGTGATCGCCCTGCCGGTGAAATCCCCCACCTAAACGGTCGTTGTGAACGCTTCATCGGCACTCTGAAAGGCGAATGCTTGCACCGGTTTCTCATCTTCAGCAAACCGCATCTCGACTATTTGGTAAAGGAGTTTTTGACGTACTACAATCACGCGCGGTCGCATTCAAGTCGTGATTGTCTTCCACCGATTCGGACCCTTCCTGAGCCCGTCCGATCCTTGTCGGTCAAGGAAGTGGAGATTCATTCGCATCTGGGTCGGATTGTCCAACGGCTGCAGATTTGACCGATTCTGAATTGCAGGCGGTGAGATGACCTCGGTACTTATCCAACCCTTTCGCTATTCAGGCCGACGTAAAAGTATTTGTGACCAGTAAGTGCGTGCTGTCCGAACACAAATTGTCGTCGTCCTAGCGACAGTCGGCTACGTGCGACCCGCCAACTCTGAGATCGGCTCACTCACCTCCTCGTCATTCCCACCATGAAAACTCAACACGAAACGTCCGCGTCGCTCCGATGATGGGATTTGCCACCAGGATCGATCCGCTCTGTGAGAATGCGACCTCAACTGACAATGCATTGGATGGATTCTTCGGGGCGTTCGCAGCAGCAAGTGTCACTGGACGGAATTATTCGGCAATGTGGGTGGAGCAGGCGACAGTTTCGTCGCCACCATTCTCGATGGTGATGCAATCGTAAACACGACGGCGGGAGGTAGCACCTTTTTCAGGCAATTTCATTTCGCGTTCGATCAATAAATGGTCGGATTGGCCTAGCGCCACCAATGCTACATACTCGATGCTAAGCAGGCTTCAATAAAATATGCTTTTTCTTTGGAAAATCTGGACACAAAACGGGTCCGCACTGAGCGCAACCATTAGGATGCGATCGGGCGGAAGCTGGAGGAATTTCCAAATTCATTCATCTATCATCTAAGAGACACCCGGTCCGCCGGATGAAACATCGTTTCAAAGCTTCGCCTGACAGCGCTGTTGACTCACCGCCGAGACCTGTTTGAGATGGAAGGCGTATAGTTATGAACATCAACCGCCATCGAATCGAGACCGTCGTAATTCTGGCCCTGGCGGCTGGTGTGTTGGCAATTGCCGACTCTCCGGCATCGGCGCAAACCATAATCGCTTCTCAGGATTTTGAGGACAATTCCTTGTCTCGCGGCATTCCTGCCGAAGCTACGGCCGTCGCTCTCGACATCTATGATGATACGACGGGCGTTTACACCATGCCCGGCCTGGGTTTCGATAGTGGCGTGGGCCTTGGATGGACTTATTCCACTGACGCGGCCACTCCCGAAGGGGTTACCCGTGGCAACGACAACGGCGACGTCATCGGCGTCTTCATCGACGATAGCAAAGACTTTGGGACCACAAACGGGCTCGCCGGCGCCCCCGGACAAACCGGGGCCTTCTACCTCGTCGAGGATGCCGATAGCACCTGGACTGTAGCCTTCGATCCCGTCGACACGACCGGCTTCACGGACTTGATGCTCAGTTTCACTTGGGGCATCGACAATGATGGCGGCGGCAGCACGGCTGGCTCTAACTTCGAAGGGAGCGATTTCATCGACGTCACCGTGAACGGGGACTCCGTTTTCAAAGTGGATGGTGTCGGCGATTTCCACCTAGACGACGCGACTGGTGGTCTCGACGACCTTGACGCGGACTACATCAACGCCTTCACACCGGAAAACATTGATATCTCGGCATTGGATGGCCAGATACTCAACATCAGCTTCGCCATCGCTAATAATGCTGCTGCCGAAGACATCGCGTTCGACAACGTTATGGTCTCCGGCATGGCCGCCGAATTGCCCGGCGACTTCGACGGTGACAACGTCGTAGACGTCAATGACATCAATCAATTCTGCGGCAACTATACGTCCGGCGATTCGGTCTTCGACGTCAATGCCGATGGCTCGGTTGATCTGAATGATCACGCTCACTTGATTCAAAACATCCTTGGGACGAGTGCTGGAGATGCCGATCTGAATGGCTCGTTCGGGACCAGTGATCTGATCGCGGTGTTCACCGAGGGCAAATACGAGCAAGACGTCTCGGCCGGTTGGCACGAAGGTGAGTTCAACTGTGACGGCCGCTTCGATACGGGCGATCTGGTCGCCGCCTTCCAAGCCGGAACGTATGACCCGAGTGCTGCAGTACAAGCGGTGCCCGAGCCAGGTGGATGCCTGCTGCTTGTGTTGGGCTTGTTGATAGTAGGGCGTCGGCAAGTTTAGCTCAATAGCGAACAAAAAGCCTGCGCTAGATTGAGAGGCGGTCCAAGTCATGTATATTGGTTTAGCAACTCGAATCATCGTGAACACTGAAACACAACGTCTCTGGAATCGTCGCGTATCGCGATTGTTCACTCTGCTACTATTAGCTGGGCACCTCGATTTTCTCGTCACCGCGAGACATGCAGCCGCCGTTGAACCGTTTATCTTGGCGGTGATTGGCGATCAGCAAAACGCCGTCGACCGCGATCGCCATCTTGACAATTACGCGTCGTTCACAAACCAGACAGATTGGCTGGCTGCCAACGCTCAGACCAACAACATTCGCTTTGTGGCGCAGGTTGGAGATATCGTGAACAACGGTTCCGAGGTGAACGAATTCGAGCGAGCGGCTGCAGCCATGGCGACGTTGGACACCGCCGTGAATGCCGATGGAGGCATAGGAATTCCGTGGAGTGTTGGCTATGGTAACCACGAGGCGCTGGTTTTCGATCCGTCCGAGGATCCCGCCGGCTCGTTGGCAGACGGGTACCGACAATACTTCGGCGGCGCCGACATCCAAAACCATCGTTACACCGGTCAGGTCGGCTTTGGCAGTGTCAGCTCCAACGAGTTGAATACGTACCATTTGATCAAGTCTTCTCAGGCACCCGATGCGCGTGAATACGTGCTGCTCAACCTCGAGTTCGACGTGCCAGGGCACCCGGCCGGTTCGTCGCCACCGGCAGGGGATATCCCGGCATTCGATGCGATCGACTGGGCACAGGACGTCATGGACGCCCATCCCGGCAAGCCGACGATCATCAGCACGCACGTGTTCGAAGGGACGCGTGAGGGGCCACCTTTCTCGCCGGACTGGCCGGGTCCGGGGCGCAACAGCCAAGCTGAGATTTTTGACAAGCTGGTAACGAACAACTCACAGGTCTTCATGGTGCTCAGCGGTCATACGACCCAGGACACGCATCGAGTGAGATTGAATAACGCTGGGCTTCCGGTACTGCAAATGGTTACTGACTACTCAATGCAGAGATTCGGAGGCGGCGGCTTCATGCGCCTCATCGAACTGGATGAGGAGGTGGGTGAGCTTCGAGTCGAAACGTTTTCGCCGGGCATTCCCCAGAGTCCCGATCCTCAATACCGCACTGAGTGGACGAGCCGGTTTAGCATCCCCATCGACTGGAACTCCCATTTTGACGACATCCCTGAGATAGAGCTCCGAGATCCATGGATCCCGGAGCCGCCGAACACGACGTTGATTAAGATCCATGCTACGGGCACCGATGACGCCACCGAGGGTGGTTACAGTGTGAGCAGCGGCAATGCGCCTTTCAAAACATTAATACTCGACGGTACAAACGCTTCCGGAAATCTGACGGACGCCGTCCTCACGTTTAAGCTTCCCGATTTAGGTGACAAGAAGTTTCTCTCTGCGGATCTAAAATTCAATCTTTGGAACGGGGACTCGATCCATGGCGATGCTCCCTTATCAGACTTG
This region of Pirellulaceae bacterium genomic DNA includes:
- a CDS encoding metallophosphoesterase, whose product is MYIGLATRIIVNTETQRLWNRRVSRLFTLLLLAGHLDFLVTARHAAAVEPFILAVIGDQQNAVDRDRHLDNYASFTNQTDWLAANAQTNNIRFVAQVGDIVNNGSEVNEFERAAAAMATLDTAVNADGGIGIPWSVGYGNHEALVFDPSEDPAGSLADGYRQYFGGADIQNHRYTGQVGFGSVSSNELNTYHLIKSSQAPDAREYVLLNLEFDVPGHPAGSSPPAGDIPAFDAIDWAQDVMDAHPGKPTIISTHVFEGTREGPPFSPDWPGPGRNSQAEIFDKLVTNNSQVFMVLSGHTTQDTHRVRLNNAGLPVLQMVTDYSMQRFGGGGFMRLIELDEEVGELRVETFSPGIPQSPDPQYRTEWTSRFSIPIDWNSHFDDIPEIELRDPWIPEPPNTTLIKIHATGTDDATEGGYSVSSGNAPFKTLILDGTNASGNLTDAVLTFKLPDLGDKKFLSADLKFNLWNGDSIHGDAPLSDLVGIRVSASNVVTADDHQASGTTLLGEILHPWELVDSYDEGALLETGNDVAALNDWLSDNYVAGEYAVIAVRAKTPPLAPFSWFGIDAQTAELTIHTIPEPSTRCLALIGLISLGSIRTWLKTLNENPKNISRGRDLSRP
- a CDS encoding metallophosphoesterase translates to MPIHLPAISRRQFISGTAGVIGSCVLVQKGYPRDVDVDSNRFALVSDTHIMADPAATARGINMTDHLRQVVGKITRLDTQPAHVIVNGDLATDGSPPTPEAYKQFGRLISPMRNSGIRVHLTMGNCDRRGLCIQALADLSPEHPPVEGRWVDIIETEHANWFLLDSLYNTKSTVTEGNLGAPQVRWLANAIDQHADKPAIVVGHHHVEMNSKRDPIWSKLSGLLDNDAVVDILRTRRHVKAYICGHTHVWKLGEVDGLHLINLPTTAYIFDPKQPQGWVEGCLAADGIRLTLHTIAANHPLGGQQIRLTWRNGS